CATTTGCTACTTCGTTTCCAAGATTGGCCAGAGTTTTGTCAGCTTTTGTCCTCATTTCTAATTTTTCCCTCAAGGCATTTCTTGCGACTTGCCATGCTATCGGGCGCCTGGATTGAGTTGCAAAACTCCTTCCAGGTCCTTCTTTAGGACGAGCAAATCTCCCCTTGAAGAACGTTACGTTTCATTTTATAGTCCAATTGATGACCTTCGCTAACGATCTGatccttttttcttctcgcAGAATTGCAACATTGTACTcgaagtttccttttttgtcatCTGTCTGCAAATTAGCTTGGAtccttttcttcaaattcttcaacaacaaaaactaTGGAGCGCCCATTTCCGAGagggttttaaaaaaaatatttggaaggCTCAATGCTTGCTTCTTGATATTGAATTAGTTCACAAAACCTTACCTTTGTCTCTTGGGTGGTTTGGATGAGCTTCCTTCTTCCGGTGGAGACTTCCTCCGAGAGTCGGCCACCACTTTCCGGTCTGATCCCGCTGTTCACCTCCCCCTTCTTCCGAGGCAGGAATTTCGACAGTTGTGATTACAGCTTCCACCTCTACCAAAACGGGAGCGTCCGCCAGAACAGGGGCCTTTCTTGCGGTGAACACCTCATCCAGGTGCTTCCCCTGTCCCAGACTTCTTCTCCTCCCTTTCCAAGGGAGGAGTGTCCTCCAGAGCAGCGATCACATTGGATTTCCGGCTTTGGTGGACCACACGCCATGGGTGATTCCTAATCGTAGGACTACTTTCGGTTGAGCCAGGGGTGTTGCTCTGCCTTTGATGGTGTTCCAGTAGATGCGGTCTGAAAACAAGATCATTTTTTCGAGGGCTATTCATGTCGGTAGTTTTGACTCTACCTAACGTGAAGGGTGAGTAATTTATTTTGGGATTCGAGGGCCCTCAGGGGCTTATCTCCACCCCACAGTTTCAAGCTGTTGCCGGTAAAGAACGCTGTCAGTAGCCCACCTTCTCCGAATTCACCCCGATTCTAGCTACCAAAATTGGTGTCGTTTGATACTTGTCTGGGCAATCATTTGgatgattgcttttgaagttTCCTCATCACCGACCGCAATGAGGTCTCTTTGCTGGGACCCGCTTTGCCAAAGCCCATTGGTTTGAGGGGCCTCGCCTTTAAACTCCACCATAAATGACACCTTGTCCACGGACTTTGGAAgccattgattttgtttgacCATGGGTTGATTTTCGAAATGTTGAATTTTAGCTCGGCAAACTTGTCACCGATTTTGGTATCCTCTTCCTCAGAGAAGTCGGCGAGTTTTAACGAAAACGGGTGATCTGAAAGATGAATGTTTCCAGAGCAATTGAGTTCTGGAACGCATTCTGATTCAGAGAGATATTGTCCCTCCTTACGATAAGATGAGGGCGGATTATTGGGAAAGAGTTTGAAGCCGTCCTTAACTGCCCCATACCTTGCGGCACCATTGGTTGCGTCTCACTAACATTTTGGGGACTTGTGCCACTAGCCAAAGTAACACCAGTACTGTTTTTGCTACCTAGCCAAGACCCAGGCTTATGGCTGGGCTTGAGCAGTGTTTTTCTTTGGATGTCAACAACCTGGATGGGCGCTACCGCAATTTAAATATTGGAAAAGTGCTACTTTTTACTTGTATCGCTAATGGTATGTTGGACACGAGTCATTCCAATTCTTAGGCTCTCTCCAATCTGGACGATTTAATCAGTGCCTTCCAAAACTGGACCTAGTGGtagaaatacattttcaagttttgacggaaattcccaaacacatcttggcatttttctgctTCAGAAAACCATAGGcaagaattttgatttgattgctttatggaattctagcccacataaaaaagcCACATGCCCAAAACACATTCtaaaaattaaaatgtaaatcgggagcacacttagttagcccTGGAATATCAATTATGATACTATCTATTTCATCTCTACTTAGTCGCAAGCTATTTCGTGGTCAGATTTCTTCGTTTTTAGCCCCCAAATGCTCAGATCTATGGTTGTAAtacttcaaaaacatttttggcaagtGCAGCTTCCCATTTTTACGAAAACAGATCACCAATTTAACGTCTTTCATAGGTTTTAAATGTCAATATTAACTTGTTTAAAGCTTTTAAGAATTCTTttcgaaaatgaaagaatgtcAATGTTTCATATGGTTAAAGAAGTGCATCATCTATCTTGGCAATTGTTTCAATTGCTTAGGTCATTTGTATCTATTTTACTGCAAACCACGCCGGTAAAACATCATGAGACGATCCAACACCCATAAATGATTTTTAACCTTTTCGGCGTTTTGCGGTGTCATCTTAATGGTTCGATGTTCTGTGGTGTTATatgaaaacatcaaaccaTCAATGACAGTGACATAGCGTTTGGTATGATTTTCGGTCATATATTTATaaatcttattttgaattgttttattAAACCTTTCAACATCCGCATATTTCATGTCTGATTGTGGCAATCGATGTGTGATGTTATGATTATCCAAAAATCGCCCAACTCGAGCATTGGTAAACTCAGGACCACGATCAGTGAACAATTCTTGTGGcggtgtttgaaaagcttgaaTCATATTTTCCAATGCCTTGACAGTCTCGTCACccgtttttcttttcataggacagcaaaatgcaaatttggaaaacatATTAATAGCCGTGAATATATATTTaatgttgaaatttgatttactGTAAGCGGTCATGTCCACTAAATCAGCTTGAATTTGTTGACGTTTTTTTTAGATATAATATGGATTTCTCACTCTTGGACGCTTCACTTCACGATGCATGGTATATGAATTGATTCCACCCATAGCATGTCTCATTTTTCGCACGCCCATGTTCTTGATATTGTTATACTTTGAAACTTTGCTTATTCCACTAAAGGATGCTGGTCAATCTGTCGTCACATAATTTTGATGTAAGTTATAATGAAACTACATGTTACGCTCATTAGATTGAGTCGAAAATATCTCCCTTGGTTATCCTACGATGTTGATATCGAGTATTACTCCGCTGTGGTTGTTGTAAATGGTTCATTTTCGATTTCTGAAATCTATTGCCTGTATAAGTTTGGGTTGaatttactttcttttttctcttttttcttttgacttttcgATCGACATCATTGTCGGTGTTGTAACTCATTTGTGATAATTgttgttttactttttgaatggCTGAATCTTTGACATTGTCAATCGTAGATGACAAGTTACTTTTCAAgctttgtttgacatttttccctTGTAGAACATCATCCACTACATTTATACCAGCCTTCATAGCTGATTGTTTGCCTGTCTCAATGATCAATGATGGGCTGGCGGTGATGAAAGCACCTTTTTACCGATATTGATCATTGTTTTAGCATATGGGGCAATCTTTCTAAAGATGGATGAGAGAATCGATCCAATGCCTCGTCCATTCTGAACGTTTCGTTTCCGATTATTAAACATGATGTGATTTAATTCGcatgaatcatttcaatcatgCTGTGTACGTGGGGGATTTTTATGTTGGTTTCTGATATATCAAccgttcttttcatttttttctaaccaTTGCCATGCTCATGAACCTATTTAAGAACATGCTATGGCTCGTCTTGGGTTGTTTATTattgtcatcatcatggaACAAAGCAAGGGCTATGGTGGTTCAAAAGTTACTACGGGATCAATCGTGTCTGAAGacattgatcttttttctaTGTTGGATCCCGATCCTATAGTCAAGAGTGGGCGAACTGTGACAATTCATCCACTCTCTGAAAATGATCAGGgaccatttcaatttcatctagAACCTCAAGGTTCAGAACACTACCTTCAGCTCAAATTGATTCGATGGACAGGATTGGCTCAAATTAGAACCATGGAGGATGGTGTGGTGCCTCTGAGTGTGAATTTATTGGGTGTCAATCTCTTTCCAGCTAATTTATTCAAAACCATTGAAGTCTATGTCAATGATACTTTAATTACAGATTTGTCATCAGCATTGTCACCCTACCAGAATTATATTCAAACCATTTTATCTTACAATTAATTGGCTCAAAAGACACACTTACGAGGACAAATGTTCATCATGGATGAAGCTTTCAAGTTTGACAATCTCAAAGTATCGggtgatgataatgatgaagaATTGAGTAGCGTCAATCAAGGTTTTAAAAAGAGGAGTACATTCTTTTGTGGGTCCAAACCAGTGGACTTTTACATACCATTATCTTCAGATTTTCTCCAATCTGATCAATTACTTCATCCTTCCGCTAGTGTAAAAATACCGCTATTACGAAACACAgatgaattcattcattcattcactcctTATACTAATAAAAATAGTGTCCGTTTAACGGCGCGCTTTTTCGGCGGGTTCCCGGGGCGCTAGGAGTTTGAAATTGGGTCGAGGTCCAAGTTGGCCCCAACACTCCATCGTATCAAGATTTTTCACTCACTCCTTTTACTAATAATCACCGAAGGACGGGCTAGCCCCGTtgtaaaaaccatttttgcGATTCCAAGCCCGCAGGGTCGTCCAGAGAGCGTCAAATTTGCCGCCCGCACGCGCCCGTGCTTTGTTCGCGGCGTCAAAACGGGCGAAGGATCTCTGCTCGCACCGAACTGAATGAGCTGAAATTTAAACACGACACGCCCACACGGGATGCGGATGTTCGTGGCTAGAGTGTAGCTTCCGCCGTTGGCCCGTTATAGGCGTTTTCATCGCGCCCGTGAAATGCTAGCTCATTTCCCTCCCTTTTTCTGTTTGGCTGTGTTGGGCCTCGAACCCAAAATGAGAACCCGCCCACGGATCAAAAATCCGAGGATACCAAAAAGACCGGCTTGCCTCACAGAGCATCATGTCCAAGTTTCAACTCGATCAAACGCATACAACGCCCCAAAAATGGGCGGGGAAAATGGccagttttcaaattgaaatcagacCAGCCCCACCACGAGTGCTTTCACGGCGAATTCTAGGAATAGAATGTGTTTAAATTTCAAGGGTAAGTAGCTGAATGGTTCACCTGCAAAACGCGTCTGCGGGCCGGGCGATAGCTCTATTCGTTTGGCCGTGGGGCCCGTGCAAAGTTGAACACGTCCGTCGTTCGAGtagtcaaacggactttcagagtccgattttggtactttagttgcgtgagtACAATAATCTAAGATTGCGCCTTTTCCCGGGTAAATGGTCCGTGACTTTAGGTCCTTGAGGATAGAGCGCAATCCCACCAAGAATAGAACCATAGAATACGCGATGAAGTTTACTtcaacctaaaaaaaaaatccgcacCAGGTAACCCGATGTTGCAAGCCTATGATCAGATGATAATGCTATCTTTGAAGTTAACCCTAATGTCTAGCCGGTCCGATTGACTTTTTCTCAGCCTCCCTGTCTGTCCGTCCCGTGCGTCCCTCGATTCACGCCGTTGATTGACATCAGGAGATTGCCCAATACCGCGATCACCGCCATCTCTGTTATCACCGCCATCTCTGTTATCACCGCCACTAGCTTGGCCTACTTCAGAGTGTCTATGTCCCGTCCATCCCCCACAAAGTCAGCGATTCTCGGGATGGCTTCCGCTCTAAATCATGACAGCCCCGAAGTTGCCACGCCCTGTGAGGACCAAGAGACGTCATTGAGTGGCTTGAACTCAATGCCCTGCTCTTCCTCGTCCTTGTCGCCTCCTAATCTCGGCTCTGATCACTCAGTCCAGCGTATGGGGATTGGGAATGTGAATCCCGCTAATGAAGGGGGTGTTGTCCGTCGTGCCGGCTTCTCCTTGTTGGCTGAAGAgccatcttcttcatcatcgtcatcatcatgcaTTAACAAGTTCCATTGCGGTGAGTGTCGTAGAACGTTTGCGTCTCGCGTGTAGGCTCAAGCCCATGGCAAAACCAAAACTTGTGGAAAAAAGCTCGTAAGTCGCTGTCCGTAATCAATTTTATTGCTTCAGTGGACGAACTGATGCGTCATCTATATAACTTAAAATTCAGGAAAACCCGTGTTCCGCCGATCATGAACACCAGCCGGTTCACCTCCAATTCGACTCCATGGCTGAAGCCCTGAATTGGCGAGTGGAAAACCAGCTCGACCGATACTTTTCGTTCAAAAGTTGTAAAAGCACCAAGGGTCTACCAGGATCGTACCGTGTGATGAATTGCAACCGAAAAGCCAAGGATATCACCAACGACGCTAAGAAGTCgaagaaaacttttcaatGCCTGGCCAAGTATGTTACACCTTCCATTTTACAGAAATTCACAGAAATTGTCAGAACTTTGACGACATAAAGTAAAAAGCCGATTTGATTGCTCTCCTACAGggtcattttcaatcaacGAGAAGTATGCTGCTGCCATGATCATCAATCGAAAAAATGCTCAAACGCCAAACTTCAAGTGATGGTGTACGGCTGCTTGGCTCATTCTCATTCGCTGGAGAGGAGAAATATTCGGTTGTCGAAGAAGGTCAAAGATCAAGCAGTAGAACTCCTCACCTCTGGGATTCGATCGGATGTCgtgattgaaaaatatctgTCAACAAATGACCAAGACCTACATAGCAAGCCCGTTACCTACCGCGATGTGTACCGGATCAAAAAGACGTGTAATCTTGGGGGTAAGAAAGTTATTGCGGTGAAGAAAATTGAGGCTTATCCGTATTTTATTTCATAGGCTATGATGAGAAAGCTTCAGAGGTGAAAAACGTAATGAACTTGTTGGGTGACGTAGCTTTCCACGGTTTTAACTTTGGAAAGCAATTCACCATGTCTTCGACGATACCGGAAGAGATCCAAGAGAAGGTTGCGGAAACGTCCGGCTACTTCCTCCTTACTTATGCCAGTCCCGAAATGCTGAaaaggtttcgtgaccattcCACGATTATCTCCATTGATGGGACCCACGGCACCAATTCTGCCAAATTTGTCCTCATTTCGGTTTTGGTATTCGGTGAGCATGAGTTTGCGCAAAATATTACCAATGttgcaaaaagaatgaagcTGCATTGGCCATCGACCTGAATTAGCGATATTAATCCAACAATGCAGTACAAGCCGAAGCAAAGGCTCCAATAGTATGAAGAAGGTCATTGGTAAAGTGGATTTCTCcacaatcaaatcaagaattgAATTGCTTTAGGATGAGCTTGGATGAGCAAATCTGCATCATGCAACTTTCATTCAAACCTACAAATTAGTTTTTAACTGCAATtcgaaaaataaacaaaagtgAATCTCATTATAAATCTGGACAAAAGCTGACAATGAATTTCATTGCAGATCGTAGAGGAGAAGGCAGCCCGGTATTCCAAGCCCTCGTCGAGAATGAAAATCAGATTGTGTTCTCGGTTGCCTTGAGGGTTCTGAACTCTATTGCTCCCGATGCTTgcgaaaatgtgaaaacggtATTAAGCGACACCAGCCATACCTTTATCAATTCTTGGAAAGAGATTATTAATCCAAACGTATTATGGAGCGTGTGCCATTGGCACTTGGAAAAGAATTGGgcgaaaaagatcaagaactcGGACATGCTTAAGGACATTAAAAGCCTTCGACTAATGGCCGAGCTAGGCCCTTTCACCCAAAGATTGCTTAACATCCAATCGAAATAGGTGAGTCTTTTGTTGATGGGATACTTTTAGATTGATAATTATTGTAGCGAGAATAGGCCCCCTTGTTCAGTCATATCGTTCTTGTCATCTCTCAAATTcacaggaaatgagttggatcaggcagtttgctcaaaggttttcttttctttgaaggggACTTCAATCTTCTCCATTTTAGGgtccctcctttttataatatttgttgCCCCGCGTCAAAAGCTTGAAATTACTGCCAATCTCTCGTCTTATGCTGATGCACAAATttagtttttggtaggaatggcaaGATTtcagtagcctggcaaaggactcagatcgaatctactcttgggtaactgagagtaatggttttttttttggattggatttATTTAGGGAAACAGGTAGATCGTATTTGGTTAAGTTTTGAGCCTGCTAACCCACGGCAGCCCATAACCCaagtggctttttttcatgggaGCCGATAACGCCCTCAGCAATGAGGATATCAGAGAATACTTGCGTGCCGTAGTGTCAGTGTTTTCATCAAAGCCATCACGAGGCAAATGAGGAGCACCCAAGGTGCTCAAACCACCCCCGGCAGGAGTAATATTTATCTATATTGCACTCGGATGAGTAAGCACGAGTGATTTCCTCTGTCAGATCGGAGGCCCACGATTTCAATGAGTTCAAGGCCGACATGTCAATATTTGCTTCACTAAGGCAGTAGTTCCAGGTCCAAGGGAAGAGAACCTTGGGCAAGTTTATGCCACTCAAGGCGCACTATTGGTAGACTGAAGTATAAAGACGCATTTCTTTTTACTTTACAAGTTTACTGGTTAATAATCAATTGGTGTTGGTTTGCAAAGGCAACTGTATAAAAGCTTTTCATTGCCGAACTATTGCCAAAAACCTATTCCAGTCCCGTTTTAATTAATGAGTATTTACAATACAATGTGGCCCTGaactgaatgaaattccactcaaggACCTtcggtcaactcctttgaatactccactcgtagataatggaggcaaagacattgagcaggtctcatcaatgaaagatttgggtgtagtcctcccaaaataatggaaagttcgatgagcatatccagttgaaagttggtaaggcttttcaaatgtgtggttggatatattgcaccTTCAGAACCTTgcaagtccagagatagtgtcatgATGCtgactctgtacaagtcgattgttcagccgcatcttaatattcctcgcccatttgggctccaatgagtttagcaggtttgcaaaagattcaacaagtccaaagatgtttcactaggaacatcacagaatgagagagctctcgttcCTCGCATGGACATTCCACACGTCAGATTTGGCTTCGGGTGGTGCGAGTGAAAATCATACCTGAAAACGGTACTTGTAAAAGaaactgtgtattcaataCCAGGGTCACTCTTTGCATGTAATTtattcaagttggattttaAAGATCCATATGGTCAACACCCAAAACGcctttgccatttcatcccGTCTAGTGTGTAGGGAAGCTCGGTAAGCCCTCCCTCTTCTCTTCTAATTCGAAGGAATGAAATGGTAATGCGTTCAAGGTGCCATGACCATaccgactttcttcaagccttaCTTTTATAAGCTTCAGCTCGAAGAATGCccccgcaattgaataaatatctATTATTGTCCAACACAGTCATGCTTGCTATTAACCATTCAAAATTAATAGGAAACTTCGGATGAAAGTGCCTCTTTGGTCGTACTTTACTACCAATTATGGTCCGGATGGAGGCAAGCGCCTTTGAATGCATGGGCCAGGCCATCAACGCTCGGTGTTCCTCCCCATAACCTCCACGTCGAGCGGTATTACCGGACgatcaaaaaactttttaagcCGCACATAACTTTGCGCGGTTCACCCTTGGTTTGCATCAAGTGAACAGGGATTCGTCCGGAAAGACCTGATGACCAAGAAGGGATCAGGGGTGTTGGATTGTTCTAAGTTATGGTTGAACTCAACAAGTGCCATCCATCTGAAGCCCAAATGGCTAAGTACAGCGTCGAACGAATTGATGAAAACTCCACAAAGATCATTGTGCAACAGCCAACAGAACCCCAAACGTTTACACAATGCGGAAAAATCGCTTTCCTTGTAACTCTGAATTGTGCTTAGTGCAATGTGAAAAGTGCCTAAGGACATGTGCGCTCATCGATTCACATGCACGTGCCAACGATATGCTTACAGGTAGGCGCATCAATCAACTTGTTTTTAGTTTGCCTTTTAACGGAGTTATGAtgaacgaattagagttggtggatcttGCTAGTCCTTGTTATATACATTgaatgtttgtcaaaaaaaatcaaatctgcCATGAAAGATGCTACGGGATCAATAATGCCTAAGTGTTCTTTTATCAATAGTCAGCAAATTGAAACATGATTGAGTCAGAAAAGATGAGATTCATTGTCTTTataacttgaatgaaaactgacaggtgctctcaaagccCACGTCAAtcctctacggtcactaacTAATGTCTTCCAATTGACATCAAGTTATATGCTTTTTTATATTCACAGGAATCTATGTAAACATATACATATTTTGGCCTTATTGGAATTGGAGCTCCATCTGAAAACCTGAAACAGAGCGAGTGGTAACCCACAAGACGACGCCTTGAGCCTTTCTGAAGAACGCCTTGAAATGGAGCATGCAGACAGAACATTGAAGGGGATGAAACCATCGATCCAATGAACAATACAAAGGAACGACCGACATGGACCTGGAGGCCAGATGATTGATGGATGAAACCATCAATCATATGAacaacaatgaagaagaggtAATCCTTCGTCTTTCACTTTTAGAGACAACAGATCATTAtcttcttcatgatctttgTCAAACATAAAACAGAACACTAACAAATCTGCATGAAACATATTTCGGTCCTCCAACAACATTGATAGAAACAAAGTCGTAATGAAAGCAGACaagtgttttaattttttaataCTGAAATTGACCAAAGCATGTGCTTCCATTTTCAGGAAGTGCTCACATTTATAGCGAATgcaacaaagccaaaaagagGATCAAATCGATAACAAGTGTCTTGAAATCTGACGATTAcgatttgaaggaaaagagaagATTAATGGACGCGTCGAAATCCACTCGAGAATTTAATTAGTGCACCCTTTCCCTTAATCCCATTTCATTTCCGAGATTGTATAGAAAGCGAGTTCACGAGCGACAGAATCGATCTTTCTTTCCGAGCAAATCTGCCAAACCAAATTCTCTTGCCACTTTCAAATTGTCCGTCGCACCTTACCATCGTCCAACCTCATAATCTTTACTGTTTTCGAAGGTAACTTGGTATTATATATGAATGttgatgattaaaaaaaaccttcatttCA
This Tigriopus californicus strain San Diego chromosome 12, Tcal_SD_v2.1, whole genome shotgun sequence DNA region includes the following protein-coding sequences:
- the LOC131892399 gene encoding uncharacterized protein LOC131892399 translates to MAEALNWRVENQLDRYFSFKSCKSTKGLPGSYRVMNCNRKAKDITNDAKKSKKTFQCLAKVIFNQREVCCCHDHQSKKCSNAKLQVMVYGCLAHSHSLERRNIRLSKKVKDQAVELLTSGIRSDVVIEKYLSTNDQDLHSKPVTYRDVYRIKKTCNLGGYDEKASEVKNVMNLLGDVAFHGFNFGKQFTMSSTIPEEIQEKVAETSGYFLLTYASPEMLKRFRDHSTIISIDGTHGTNSAKFVLISVLVFDRRGEGSPVFQALVENENQIVFSVALRVLNSIAPDACENVKTVLSDTSHTFINSWKEIINPNVLWSVCHWHLEKNWAKKIKNSDMLKDIKSLRLMAELGPFTQRLLNIQSK